The following coding sequences are from one Ficedula albicollis isolate OC2 chromosome 17, FicAlb1.5, whole genome shotgun sequence window:
- the ZBTB43 gene encoding zinc finger and BTB domain-containing protein 43 → MESGSSSFRVEFPDFSSTILQKLNQQRQQGQLCDVSIVVQGHLFRAHKAVLAASSPYFCDQVLLKNSRRIVLPDVMNPRVFENILLSTYTGRLVMPAPEIVSYLTAASFLQMWHVVDKCTEVLEGNPTVLCQKMNHGSDHQSPSSSSYNGLVETFELGSGGQTEFHKVQELRDGENEEESSKDELSCQLAEHEYLPSNSSTEHDRLSTGMTSQDGEEGTSDSAEYQYSRPMYSKPSIMSHKRWIHVKPERFEQDCEGVDNPYDEHQVSESMNAVQADHSIQSSGVEDFHIGDKKMETEFDEQADESNYDEQVDFYGSSMEEFSGERADGNLSAHRQDLMMAAGYGESIDMAAGIKEETSLTGFSHADKLYPCQCGKSFTHKSQRDRHMSMHLGLRPYGCGVCGKKFKMKHHLVGHMKIHTGIKPYECNICGKRFMWRDSFHRHVTSCAKSYQATKTEQSTTEMN, encoded by the coding sequence ATGGAGTCTGGGTCAAGCTCCTTTCGAGtggaatttccagatttttctaGCACCATTTTGCAGAAGTTAAACCAACAGCGCCAGCAAGGACAATTATGTGATGTGTCTATTGTGGTTCAGGGCCATCTCTTTAGAGCCCATAAAGCTGTTCTTGCAGCTAGTTCACCTTACTTCTGTGATCAGGTTCTCCTGAAAAACAGCAGGCGAATAGTCCTGCCTGATGTGATGAATCCCAGAGTATTTGAAAACATCCTTCTGTCTACCTATACTGGCCGACTGGTAATGCCTGCACCAGAAATTGTTAGTTATCTGACAGCAGCAAGTTTCCTTCAGATGTGGCATGTAGTGGATAAGTGCACTGAAGTGCTTGAGGGAAACCCAACAGTTCTGTGTCAGAAGATGAATCATGGCAGTGACCATCAGTCCCCAAGCAGCAGTAGCTACAATGGCCTTGTTGAAACCTTTGAACTTGGCTCTGGAGGACAGACAGAATTCCACAAAGTGCAGGAACTAAGGGATGGCGAAAATGAAGAAGAGAGCTCTAAAGATGAACTGTCGTGTCAGCTGGCAGAACACGAGTACCTTCCCAGTAATTCTTCAACAGAACACGATAGACTCAGCACTGGAATGACCAGTCAGGATGGGGAAGAGGGAACTAGTGATAGTGCAGAGTACCAGTATAGCAGACCAATGTACAGCAAACCCAGCATCATGTCTCACAAGCGGTGGATCCATGTGAAACCAGAAAGGTTTGAACAAGACTGTGAAGGTGTTGATAATCCTTATGATGAACACCAAGTATCTGAATCCATGAATGCTGTCCAGGCAGATCACTCAATCCAGTCTTCAGGTGTTGAAGATTTTCACATAGGTGACAAAAAGATGGAAACAGAATTTGATGAACAGGCAGATGAAAGTAATTATGATGAACAAGTTGACTTCTATGGCTCATCTATGGAAGAATTTTCTGGTGAAAGGGCAGATGGAAATTTAAGTGCTCACAGACAGGATCTTATGATGGCAGCAGGCTATGGTGAAAGCATTGACATGGCTGCTGGCATTAAAGAAGAAACGTCTCTCACTGGATTCTCCCATGCCGATAAGCTCTATCCGTGTCAGTGCGGAAAAAGCTTTACACACAAAAGTCAGAGAGATCGGCATATGAGTATGCACCTTGGTCTTCGACCTTATGGCTGTGGTGTCTGTGGTaagaaattcaaaatgaaacacCATCTTGTAGGCCATATGAAAATTCATACAGGCATAAAACCGTATGAGTGTAACATTTGTGGGAAAAGATTTATGTGGCGGGACAGTTTTCATCGGCATGTGACCTCTTGTGCCAAGTCCTATCAGGCTACTAAAACTGAGCAGAGTACTACTGAGATGAACTAA